Sequence from the Ancalomicrobiaceae bacterium S20 genome:
GATCGACGATGTTCTTCTGGTGCTCCGGACCGATCGGGATGCGGTCCGGCTGCGGCTTGGTCGGCGGCTCGACTTCCATCGCCTTGATCGTGCCGGCGTTCATGGCCAGCACGACCTTCTGGCTCTTGCGGTCGTCGCGGGCGTCGAGATTGTAGGTGACGGGCAGCGGCTTGCCGTCCTTGATCGCGCCGGTCGACATCGCCTCGCCCTTGGCGGTGACGATCGCCTTGGCGACGCCGGCGGTGCGATAGCCGACCTTGGCGGTGTAGAGGTCGTTCTGCGTCTTCACGAGCAGATTGGCGCGCGCCAGTTCGATCCCGGCGATGGTCACCTCGTAGGAGGCCTTCAACTCGCCGTCGGGCTGGGCGTGGGCGGTCGAGGCGGCGCCGGCCGTCGCCGCGGCGGCGATCGCACAAGCGGCGGCGCGGGCGCGGATCGCGCCTGACGCGGCCGAAGCCCTAACGATCCGGGCGCCTGCTGTCTTCGCGGGGCGGGCCTTCAGAATGCGGACCACGGACGATCTCCGTTCAAGCGAGGTCGACGGCTCCGGCGACGACGGTGCAATCCCGAACACTGTTGATCCCGAGACTGCGGCCCCGAGACCGCGGCCCCGAGACTTCGTCAGCCGGGACGGGCCCGACCACCGAGCGGCTTCGGTACGGGGCCTCTGCGGTCGGGAATCGGCGGGCATCCGGATCGAGCGTCACGCTGCGAGCGGATTAGGACGAATGTTTGTCGGGTCGCGCAAGCCGTGTCATTCTACGGTCGTCGATTCCGGGGGACAACGCATGCCATGGCCCCTGGCAGGTTGCCGAAGCCGATCCGCGCGCGAGGCCGCGCTTGCGGGGATAGCCGTCTGTTGTACGAGCCTGAAATCGCGTGCGGGCTTGACGCCGGGCGGGCGCCCGCCTATACGAACCCAACTTTTCCGACACCTCGTGAGACGTACGATCCGGTGTCACCGGGCGAGAGCCCGTGCGGACACGGACGACAAGAAGGACTTTTGCCATGGCTCGGCGCTGCGAACTGACCGGCAAGGGCGTGCAGACCGGACATAACGTCAGCCACGCCAACAACAAGACCAAGCGGCGCTTCCTGCCGAACCTGGTCAATGTGACGCTGATCTCCGACTCCCTCGGCCGGAACGTCAAGCTGCGCATCTCGGCGAACGCGCTGCGTTCGGTCGAGCATCGCGGCGGCCTCGACGCGTTCCTGGCGAAGGCGGACGATCGTGAGCTGTCGCCGCGCGCGCAGCTCATCAAGCGCGAGATCGCCCAGAAGGCCGCCCAGGCCTGACGAGCGGGCCCGGCGGGCTCTCCCGCCGGCGCTTCCGGTCCGCGGCTCCTTCTCGAAAGGGGCGGCAGCGGATCGTTCCTCGAAGACTTTCGTGAACCGGCTGGATCCCCGCGATCCGGCCGGTTTGCGCTCGTCTTCACGTCGCGTGGCCTGTTTTGCCGCGCTTGCATCCGGAGACTGAACCCATGTCCCGTTCTTCTACATCCCGCCTTGGCTTGAATGCGGTGCCGCGAACGGCACTGCTCGTCGCCGTGGCGGCGATGACCGCCGTGGTCGTCGCCTCCAACGTGCTGGTGCAATATCCCGTCGCGGCCAGGATCGGCCGGATCGACCTCGCCGATCTGCTGACCTGGGGCACCTTCTCCTATCCGCTCGCCTTCCTGGTCACCGACCTGACCAATCGGCGCTTCGGCGCGGCGATCGCCCGGCGCGTCGTCCTCGCCGGCTTCGCGGTCGCGGTCGTGCTGTCGCTGGCGCTGTCCTCGCCGCGCATCGCGATCGCCTCGGGTCTGGCGTTCCTGATCGGCCAGCTGCTCGACGTAACGCTGTTCGATCGGCTGCGCCGGTCGGTTGCCTGGTGGAAGGCGCCTTTCGTCGGCTCGGTCGCCGGATCGATCACGGATACCGCCGTGTTCTTCTCGCTCGCCTTCGCGCCGGTGTTCGGCTTCATCGCCGCAAGCGACGCCTTTGCGATCGAGACCGCGCCGTTCCTGGCCGGCCTCGCCTTCGATGCGCCGCGCTGGATCAGCTGGGCGGTCGCCGACCTCAGTGTGAAGCTCGTCTTCGCGGTCGCGCTGCTGGTGCCCTACCGCCTGATCATGAATGCGCTCTGGCCGATGCCGGCCGCGCAGACCGCCTGATCGGCGCATCCTGCAAAAATGAAGAAGCCCGGTGCGGAGGTCATCCGCACCGGGCTTTTCTCTTTCGATCCGAGGTCGATCCGAGGCTCAGCGCTCGGCGCCGTCGTCGCTGCGGGCGGCCTCGCCGCGGGCCTCGGCCGTGCGCGTTGCGCCGGAGACCTTGAAGCGGCTCGCGGTCACGACCAGCTTGCCCGACGGCGTGCCGATGACGACCTTGTGCGGGATCAGGATGTTGGTCGAGGCGACCGGCACGAACACGATCGAGAACTCGATGTTGCGCTCATACTCGAGCTCGGCCTGCGACAACGGCCGGAAGCCGGCGATCGGGCGATAGGCGACGGCGCAGATCAGCGCCGGGCCCGAGTAGGAGCCCGGTTCGCCCTTCACCTCGGTCTTGGCGCCATAGATCATGTGCAGGTCGTAGCGCGCCCGGCCGTCGAACACCTTGACCGTGCGATTGCAGACCTCGGCGCTCAGCGGGTCGCGCGCCTTGCCGGCCGAGATCACGAAGGCGCCGAGCGGATCGACGATGCCGCGCTTGTGCGCGGGCGTGACGGGCGTGCGCCGTTCCCAGCCGGGGATGCGGATCTCGGAGGCGGAGACGTTGGTCACCGCATTGTTGGCGAGTGCCATCTCGACATGGTTCGGCACCGGGCCGCCCGCGATGTCGAGCATATAGGCCTTTGGCGAGATCTGGCCGCCGTAGAGGGCGCGACCGGCGGTAGTCGCGGTCGCCTGCCGGTTGGCGATCAGGGCTGCGAGGCCGGTCACCTGCGCGCCGATCGAGGCGGCATATTCGCCGTTGCGCGCGACGCTGAAGGAGAGCGTGCCGGCGCCGATCGGGAAGCCGCCGATCGTCGCGCCATAGGCGGCGTCGACAGTCACCTCGGCTGCGCGGGCGGGTGCAGCGCCGGCCATCAGCGTGGCGGCGAGGCCGAGCGCGGCAAGGCCGCGGGCAGCGGTCCGGGACATGGGCGAACGAGCGGTCGACATGGTTGTCGGGACCATGGCTGTCGAGACCTCCTGGGCCGAGCGGGGGATGGAGCCGGGCGAAAACCCGACGACGCTCCGGCACCGAATGAATGGACGGCCGCCCGGCGGGCGGTCCCCGATCCTTTGAACAGGATTAACCTTAGCGATCCCTTAATCCGGTACGGATTTCCGGGACTTCGTCAAGTGCGATGCAGCATGGCGCGGGTTCATTCGCCCTGCAACCGGAACCGCAACAGCACGGTGCGCTGGAGCGAGGACTTGTTGTCGTCGGAGATCAGCGTCAGGATCGTGCCGCCGTCGGGCGCGCGATCGACCGCGAGACCTTCCATGTTGTCGATCTCGCTGCCCATGTCGGCCTCGATCAGCACCTCGCCGTCGACGATCCGGCCGGGAAGCAGAGACGCGGCGGGGATGCGCCGCATGCGCATGCGGACGCCGTCCGTCCAGCGGAAGCGGCGTTCGAGCACGAGGAGATCGCCGGAGGGCAGAAAGGCGGCGTCGGTGATCGAAAAGCCGTCGATGCGGCGGAGCGACAGCCGGCCGGCGTGGGGTCCGCCGACGATCCAGACCGGATGATCGGGTTCGGTGCCGATCGGCTCCTCGCCGATCAGGACGAGCGCCGGGCCGAGCGGGTGGCCCGCGGGTGCGCAGGCGATCGCCTCGAGGCCGGAATTGAGCTTGAGGCGCGTGATCTCGGCCGGTATGCCCGGCGCCGGTTGCGGCTTAGCCAGATAGACGTCGTCGAGGCCGCCTGGCGCCGGATAGGCGAGCACGCGGTGGACCTGCTCGAAGCCGACGAACACCGCCGTGCGGCCGCCGATCCGGCACAGCGCGAAGCTCTCGCTGTCGGAGAGGCGCTTGCCCTCGAAGGGCTTGCCGTGCTCGTCCAGCAGCGGCGCGGTCTCGGGCGAGCCGATCGTGCCGGTCGGCCGGCCCTTGGCGTCGGTCTCGATCGTAAAGCGCAGCCAGTCGGCCTCGTCGGAGAGCGTCACCAGCGCGCGGCCGGCGTCGCGGCTCGCGAGCGACGAATAGCCGCCGAAGCGGGAATCGCGGCTCCACAGCACGAGACCGCCGAGCCACTCGAGCCTGCCGAAGATCCGGCGGGTCGGATCGCCAGCGGAAAAGCGGTCGAGCGCGCGGGCCTGGACCGCGATCGGGGCGAGACCCGGCTGCCGCGGCTCGGCGATGGCGTCTTTCGCCAGCGACAGCGGCACGAGCGCGATGACGAGGAGCCGGACCGCCGCGATCAGACGGCGGCGCCGGGATGGCCTCGGCGCGTCGCGCCGTTCGCTCATGCGATGACCTTGCGGACCGAAAGACCGCCGCGCGCGCGGCCGGCGGAGGGTGCGGCGGCGCGTTCCTGCTCGTCGAACAGGGAGGCGAGCTGCTCGGTCATGGCGCCGGCCAGTTCCTCGGCATCGACGATGGTGACGGCGCGCCGGTAGTAGCGCGTCACGTCGTGGCCGATGCCGATCGCGATCAGCTCGACCGGCGAGCGGGTCTCGATCTCCTCGATCACCCAGCGCAGGTGCTTCTCGAGATAGTTGCCCGGGTTCACCGACAGGGTGGAATCGTCGACCGGCGCGCCGTCGGAGATCATCATCAGGATGCGCCGGCTCTCGGGCCGGGCGAGCAGCCGGCGATGCGCCCAGTCGAGCGCCTCGCCGTCGATGTTCTCCTTGAGCAGCCCCTCGCGCATCATCAGGCCGAGGTTGCGCCGGGACCGGCGCCAGGGCGCGTCGGCGGCCTTGTAGACGATGTGGCGCAGATCGTTGAGGCGGCCCGGCGCGACCGGCTTGCCGGCGGTCAGCCACGCCTCGCGCGACTGGCCGCCCTTCCAGGCGCGCGTCGTGAAGCCGAGGATTTCGACCTTCACGCCGCAGCGCTCCAGCGTGCGGGCTAGGATATCGGCGCAGGTCGCGGCGACCGTGATCGGGCGGCCGCGCATCGAGCCGGAATTGTCGATCAGGAGCGTCACGACCGTGTCGCGGAAGTCGGTGTCCTTCTCACGCTTGAACGACAGCGGATGCATCGGGTCGATCACCACGCGGGTCAACCGCGCGGTGTCGAGCACGCCTTCTTCCAAGTCGAACTGCCAGGAGCGGTTCTGCTGCGCCATCAGCCGGCGCTGCAGGCGATTGGCGAGCCGCGACACGGCGCCCTGCAGGTGGGCGAGCTGCTTGTCGAGGAAGCCGCGCAGCCGGTCGAGCTCCTGCTGGTCGCAGAGTTCCTCGGCCGTGACGACCTCGTCGAACTTGGTC
This genomic interval carries:
- the rpmB gene encoding 50S ribosomal protein L28; this translates as MARRCELTGKGVQTGHNVSHANNKTKRRFLPNLVNVTLISDSLGRNVKLRISANALRSVEHRGGLDAFLAKADDRELSPRAQLIKREIAQKAAQA
- a CDS encoding VUT family protein, producing the protein MTAVVVASNVLVQYPVAARIGRIDLADLLTWGTFSYPLAFLVTDLTNRRFGAAIARRVVLAGFAVAVVLSLALSSPRIAIASGLAFLIGQLLDVTLFDRLRRSVAWWKAPFVGSVAGSITDTAVFFSLAFAPVFGFIAASDAFAIETAPFLAGLAFDAPRWISWAVADLSVKLVFAVALLVPYRLIMNALWPMPAAQTA
- the cobT gene encoding cobaltochelatase subunit CobT, with translation MSNQKPKAGAKDAPNEPFKQAIAACMRAIAKRPNLEVAYAADRPSLTGDTARLPEPPRKLSAREAAIIRGLGDSMALKLAAHDARVHRTLLPEGRNARAVFEAVEQARCESIGARRMDGVAKNIAAMLDDRYHRGQYEEITDRADAPLEDAVALMVRERLTGEAPPKSAEKLVSLWRDWIEEKAGGELDKLESSIENQRDFANAVRDLLGALDMADELGGEPEDDDQEEDQGDQGEQSEDQNPGDAEEQEGDQETETEASEGEGEEQEASETDTSEAFAEEAMEEDAADSDESGEARRPDQPFPNRAPESDYRVFSTKFDEVVTAEELCDQQELDRLRGFLDKQLAHLQGAVSRLANRLQRRLMAQQNRSWQFDLEEGVLDTARLTRVVIDPMHPLSFKREKDTDFRDTVVTLLIDNSGSMRGRPITVAATCADILARTLERCGVKVEILGFTTRAWKGGQSREAWLTAGKPVAPGRLNDLRHIVYKAADAPWRRSRRNLGLMMREGLLKENIDGEALDWAHRRLLARPESRRILMMISDGAPVDDSTLSVNPGNYLEKHLRWVIEEIETRSPVELIAIGIGHDVTRYYRRAVTIVDAEELAGAMTEQLASLFDEQERAAAPSAGRARGGLSVRKVIA
- a CDS encoding DUF3108 domain-containing protein, which produces MVRILKARPAKTAGARIVRASAASGAIRARAAACAIAAAATAGAASTAHAQPDGELKASYEVTIAGIELARANLLVKTQNDLYTAKVGYRTAGVAKAIVTAKGEAMSTGAIKDGKPLPVTYNLDARDDRKSQKVVLAMNAGTIKAMEVEPPTKPQPDRIPIGPEHQKNIVDPLSAILMPVRKLDQKPESVCERSFPVFDGWTRYDVKLSYAASEEGKRDGISGPFVTCSARWIPVAGHKPDAKGTKFMSENKDLSVTLGLASDVGLYIPVKISVRTMVGTVVVDLEKVTRTAQNGAGNQTQAVK
- a CDS encoding DUF3108 domain-containing protein yields the protein MSRTAARGLAALGLAATLMAGAAPARAAEVTVDAAYGATIGGFPIGAGTLSFSVARNGEYAASIGAQVTGLAALIANRQATATTAGRALYGGQISPKAYMLDIAGGPVPNHVEMALANNAVTNVSASEIRIPGWERRTPVTPAHKRGIVDPLGAFVISAGKARDPLSAEVCNRTVKVFDGRARYDLHMIYGAKTEVKGEPGSYSGPALICAVAYRPIAGFRPLSQAELEYERNIEFSIVFVPVASTNILIPHKVVIGTPSGKLVVTASRFKVSGATRTAEARGEAARSDDGAER
- a CDS encoding esterase-like activity of phytase family protein — translated: MSERRDAPRPSRRRRLIAAVRLLVIALVPLSLAKDAIAEPRQPGLAPIAVQARALDRFSAGDPTRRIFGRLEWLGGLVLWSRDSRFGGYSSLASRDAGRALVTLSDEADWLRFTIETDAKGRPTGTIGSPETAPLLDEHGKPFEGKRLSDSESFALCRIGGRTAVFVGFEQVHRVLAYPAPGGLDDVYLAKPQPAPGIPAEITRLKLNSGLEAIACAPAGHPLGPALVLIGEEPIGTEPDHPVWIVGGPHAGRLSLRRIDGFSITDAAFLPSGDLLVLERRFRWTDGVRMRMRRIPAASLLPGRIVDGEVLIEADMGSEIDNMEGLAVDRAPDGGTILTLISDDNKSSLQRTVLLRFRLQGE